The nucleotide window GGCTGTCGAGCTACTTCCAGGACGTCGGCCAGCTGCACCAGCGGACCCGCGCGATGCTCGAGACGGCCGCCAGCGTCGAGTGGATCATCTGCGGGTCCGACGTCGAGTCGCTGCACCTCGAGTACAACCTCATCAAGCAGCACCGGCCCCGCTTCAACGTCCGGTACAACGACGACAAGTCCTACCCGTACCTCGCGGTCACGCTGGCCGAGGAGGTGCCGCGGGCGATGGTGCGGCGCAACCCGCGCCACGACGGGACCCGCTACTTCGGCCCATACGCCCACGCCTACGCGATCCGCGAGACCCTCGACCTGCTGCTGCGCATCTACCCGGTGCGGACCTGCTCGAAGGGCGTCTTCGACCGCCACGCCCGGGCCGGCCGGCCGTGCCTGCTGTTCCACATCGGCAAGTGCAGCGGTCCGTGCGTCGGCGAGGTCACCCCGGAGGAGCACCGCGACCTCCTCGACGGGCTGATGGCCTTCATCGAGGGCGACACCGACGGGGCGACCGAGGAGCTCGAGTCCCGCATGCGGACCGAGGCGGAGAAGCAGAACTACGAGGCGGCCGCCCGGATCCGCGACCAGCTGCGGGCGATGGAGACCGCCCTCGCCAAGCAGGTGATGGTCACCGGCAAGAAGGAGGACTTCGACGCGATCAGCTGGCACGCCGACGACCTCGAGGTGGCGTTCCAGGTCTTCTTCATCCGCCGCGGGCGCGTCGTCGGGCGCAAGGGCGCGACCGTGGACCGGGTCGAGGACCTCGACATGGCCGAGCTCCTCACGCGCTTCATCGTCCAGGTCTTCAGCGAGCGGGTCGCGACCGTCGGCGGGGACGCGGCGGGCCGCGAGCCGCTGACCGCGACCGCGAAGGGCGGCGCCGACGGGTTGGTCCACGAACCGGATGCCGCGACCACCCAGGTGGTCGGCAAGGAGGTGCTGGTCCCCGAGCTGCCCGAGGACGCCGACGTCCTCGAGGAGCTCCTCGCCGACCTCCGCGGCTCGAGGGTCGCCATCCGGGTGCCCCAGCGCGGCCCGAAGCGGGAGTTCCTCGACACCGTCCGCGGCAACGCCGAGGAGGCCTTCCACCAGCACCGCCTCAAGCGCGCCAAGGACTTCAACGCCCGCTCCCAGGCCCTCCGCGAGCTGCAGGAGCACCTGGGCCTCGAGCAGTCGCCCCTGCGCATCGAGTGCTACGACATCTCGACCCTGCAGGGCACCAACTCCGTCGCCTCCATGGTGGTGATGGAGGACGGCCTGCCCCGCAAGAGCGAGTACCGCCGCTTCAAGATCCGCGGCGTCGCCGGCCAGGACGACTTCGCGATGATGCACGAGGTCATCACCCGGCGGTTCAGGCGCTACCTCGAGGAGCGCGACGCCCCGCTGGAGGACGAGTCCGGACGGCCGCGCAAGTTCGCCTACCCGCCGAACCTC belongs to Euzebya sp. and includes:
- the uvrC gene encoding excinuclease ABC subunit UvrC, with translation MATTSRPRNPALDFRPDPGTIPTDPGCYLWRDRHGRVIYVGKAKSLRSRLSSYFQDVGQLHQRTRAMLETAASVEWIICGSDVESLHLEYNLIKQHRPRFNVRYNDDKSYPYLAVTLAEEVPRAMVRRNPRHDGTRYFGPYAHAYAIRETLDLLLRIYPVRTCSKGVFDRHARAGRPCLLFHIGKCSGPCVGEVTPEEHRDLLDGLMAFIEGDTDGATEELESRMRTEAEKQNYEAAARIRDQLRAMETALAKQVMVTGKKEDFDAISWHADDLEVAFQVFFIRRGRVVGRKGATVDRVEDLDMAELLTRFIVQVFSERVATVGGDAAGREPLTATAKGGADGLVHEPDAATTQVVGKEVLVPELPEDADVLEELLADLRGSRVAIRVPQRGPKREFLDTVRGNAEEAFHQHRLKRAKDFNARSQALRELQEHLGLEQSPLRIECYDISTLQGTNSVASMVVMEDGLPRKSEYRRFKIRGVAGQDDFAMMHEVITRRFRRYLEERDAPLEDESGRPRKFAYPPNLVLIDGGKGQLNAAKRALDELGVEGVELASLAKRMEEVFRPGRSESIMLPRSSEALFLVMRIRDEAHRFAITYHRSLRGKEMVESVFDDIPGVGAARRRALMTHFGTVRAVREATVDELAEVDGISDGLAGRIHQALRPGVRRP